From a single Gracilimonas sp. genomic region:
- a CDS encoding DUF1643 domain-containing protein, translating to MYPNRPWIYHHDEPLTRYSLGQEGDNPLICFGVNPSTAKPGDLDPTVASVARFAMENDYDGWLMFNLYPQRATNPDKMHKNFQKKIHEKNVEVIAELTDDLSADIWCAWGTLIEKRPYLSRCLQDIYDAISGNGNRFFTRGRISKAGHPHHPLYLRKTAPMDEFDVQRYVEEVI from the coding sequence ATGTACCCCAACCGCCCCTGGATTTACCATCACGATGAACCACTGACCCGTTACTCGCTGGGACAGGAAGGCGATAATCCGCTGATTTGTTTTGGGGTGAATCCCTCCACGGCCAAGCCGGGAGATTTGGATCCCACCGTGGCATCTGTAGCCCGATTTGCGATGGAAAACGATTATGACGGCTGGCTCATGTTCAACCTCTATCCGCAGCGGGCCACCAATCCGGATAAAATGCACAAAAACTTCCAGAAGAAAATTCACGAGAAAAACGTGGAAGTGATTGCGGAACTAACTGACGATCTGTCCGCCGACATCTGGTGTGCCTGGGGAACGCTGATTGAAAAACGACCGTACCTGTCGCGCTGCCTGCAGGATATTTACGACGCCATCTCAGGCAACGGCAACCGGTTCTTTACCCGCGGACGCATCTCCAAAGCCGGGCATCCTCACCACCCGTTGTACCTGAGGAAAACGGCTCCCATGGATGAATTTGATGTGCAGCGATATGTGGAAGAAGTGATTTAG
- a CDS encoding adenylate/guanylate cyclase domain-containing protein: MAPKKKRLTSVALIAIAAFVVSFVLMLIRPIQVTELKYYDQLFEWRGPLDVSDSPIVLVAISQKADEDIPQKFPWPTNLHARLVENLNRAGAKVIAFDVVFNNRDLYDYKNDTTFAEAIKKHGNVILAGDLQRTVSEFSDEISTLFPTPVLRVNNPNRVALVKVHPDIDGAIRSYRFGQEHQGEDYYRLGLEALRLYHGIPYEEIDPIGPNPGSDYFTFGPYEILKDRPNSFLINYYGPESTFPEISYEEVIDDTGYTTVFESELGGVNTFDDPDFGHLAKGTFEDKIVIVGATMPLLKDFYTTPFANEGNNPRPGYQVHANAIQTVLDGNYIERFRGWYTLLIMFFLCLGITSVNRVAGASWGITASVVLAAGYFGITYWAFMSHNVLMMITGPLIAVIITQGGMVSYEYYIEQKEKRRIKGMFASYVSPELVDRMIASGEEPQLGGEETHMTAFFSDVVAFSTFSEQLEAKELVTLINEYLSTMTDILNSRGGTLDKYIGDAIVAFFGSPVPMKDHAYQACVASQLMQKELSELRKKWEKEGWSDLVANMHQRIGMNTGVMVTGNMGSSRRFNYTMMGDNVNLAARCESGAKQYGVYTMVTESTKKEAEEYGDDCLFRLLDNIVVKGRTQPVKVYEIAGLRADAGQEQHDCIGLYEQGLEYYFKQEWDAAIEKFKESQTLERYERNPSGIFIRRCELMKEESPGDDWNGVFIMKRK, encoded by the coding sequence ATGGCCCCCAAGAAGAAAAGACTTACTTCCGTTGCTCTTATTGCCATTGCTGCGTTTGTTGTGTCTTTTGTGCTCATGCTGATCAGGCCCATTCAGGTAACAGAGCTCAAGTATTATGATCAGCTTTTTGAGTGGCGCGGTCCTCTGGATGTGTCGGACTCTCCTATCGTTTTGGTAGCTATTAGTCAGAAAGCCGATGAGGATATCCCCCAGAAATTTCCATGGCCTACCAACCTTCATGCCCGGCTTGTTGAGAACCTGAACCGTGCCGGAGCCAAAGTGATCGCCTTTGATGTGGTATTTAATAATCGGGATTTATACGACTATAAAAATGATACCACCTTTGCGGAGGCTATCAAAAAGCATGGAAATGTGATTCTGGCCGGCGACCTGCAGCGAACGGTTTCTGAGTTCTCGGACGAAATATCCACCTTGTTTCCAACACCGGTGCTGCGCGTCAATAATCCAAACCGGGTAGCGCTGGTGAAAGTGCATCCGGACATAGACGGCGCTATCCGTTCTTACCGCTTTGGGCAGGAGCATCAGGGGGAAGACTATTACCGGTTGGGACTTGAAGCACTGAGGTTATACCATGGAATTCCCTATGAAGAGATTGACCCCATCGGGCCAAATCCTGGCAGCGATTACTTTACATTTGGTCCTTACGAAATTCTGAAAGACCGGCCGAACTCTTTTCTCATCAATTATTATGGGCCGGAAAGTACATTCCCGGAAATTTCTTATGAGGAAGTGATTGACGATACCGGCTACACCACCGTATTTGAATCTGAACTGGGTGGGGTGAATACCTTTGATGATCCCGACTTCGGACATTTAGCCAAGGGTACTTTCGAAGATAAGATTGTGATTGTAGGCGCCACTATGCCCTTGCTGAAAGATTTCTATACCACTCCTTTTGCGAACGAAGGCAACAATCCGCGGCCGGGATATCAGGTTCATGCCAACGCTATTCAAACCGTTTTAGATGGCAACTATATCGAGCGGTTTCGAGGATGGTACACGCTGCTAATTATGTTTTTTCTGTGCCTTGGAATTACTTCTGTGAACCGGGTTGCGGGAGCTTCCTGGGGCATTACGGCTTCGGTGGTATTGGCGGCCGGTTATTTTGGGATTACGTACTGGGCATTTATGAGCCACAATGTGTTGATGATGATCACCGGTCCGCTGATTGCCGTTATTATAACCCAGGGTGGTATGGTAAGTTATGAATATTATATCGAGCAGAAGGAGAAGCGGCGGATTAAAGGGATGTTTGCTTCCTATGTTTCTCCGGAGTTGGTTGACCGTATGATTGCCTCGGGTGAAGAGCCTCAGCTTGGGGGCGAAGAAACGCACATGACCGCCTTTTTCAGTGATGTGGTAGCCTTTTCCACCTTCTCCGAGCAGCTGGAAGCCAAAGAGCTGGTAACCCTGATTAATGAGTACCTGAGCACTATGACAGACATCCTGAACAGTCGTGGCGGTACGCTCGATAAATATATCGGCGATGCCATTGTGGCCTTTTTTGGCTCGCCCGTCCCGATGAAAGATCATGCTTACCAGGCGTGTGTGGCTTCTCAGCTCATGCAAAAAGAATTGAGTGAACTGCGGAAGAAGTGGGAGAAAGAGGGATGGTCGGATTTAGTGGCGAATATGCATCAGCGTATTGGCATGAATACCGGGGTGATGGTAACCGGAAATATGGGTTCGTCCCGGCGCTTTAATTATACCATGATGGGAGATAACGTAAACCTTGCTGCCCGTTGCGAAAGCGGGGCCAAGCAATACGGAGTGTACACCATGGTAACGGAATCGACCAAAAAAGAAGCCGAAGAGTACGGGGATGATTGCCTGTTCCGGCTGCTGGATAACATTGTGGTGAAAGGAAGAACCCAGCCGGTGAAAGTGTATGAAATTGCCGGCTTACGCGCTGATGCCGGTCAGGAGCAGCACGACTGTATAGGGTTGTATGAACAAGGATTGGAGTACTACTTTAAGCAGGAATGGGATGCAGCAATAGAGAAGTTCAAAGAGTCCCAAACGCTGGAGCGCTATGAGAGAAATCCGTCGGGAATATTTATTCGGCGTTGCGAATTGATGAAGGAAGAATCACCGGGCGATGACTGGAACGGCGTGTTTATTATGAAGAGAAAATAG
- the hpt gene encoding hypoxanthine phosphoribosyltransferase: protein MSSTFYQPDTVTCNGEQFKIFITKDQIDERLNQLGNQLDKDYEGKKPIFIGILNGAFIFLADVMRHVSIDCEVDFMKLSSYGDKKVSSGQVTELKHIDAKIEGRHVILVEDIVDTGLSMNYMVKRIKENNPASVAVCTLLHKKEATHHDVQLDYVGFEIPNAFVLGYGLDYAQEGRNLSQIYVLDSDEK from the coding sequence ATGAGTTCTACTTTTTACCAACCGGATACAGTGACTTGTAACGGTGAACAATTCAAAATTTTTATTACCAAAGACCAGATCGATGAACGCCTGAACCAACTTGGCAATCAGCTGGATAAGGACTATGAGGGTAAGAAACCTATTTTTATCGGCATCCTGAACGGGGCTTTTATTTTCCTTGCTGATGTCATGAGACATGTGAGCATCGACTGTGAGGTGGATTTCATGAAGCTCAGCAGCTATGGCGATAAGAAGGTTTCATCCGGACAGGTAACGGAGCTGAAGCACATTGATGCCAAAATCGAAGGGCGGCATGTGATCCTGGTAGAAGACATTGTGGATACCGGTCTTTCCATGAACTATATGGTGAAGCGGATTAAAGAAAACAACCCGGCTTCAGTGGCTGTCTGTACGCTTCTCCACAAAAAGGAAGCCACCCATCACGATGTTCAGCTCGATTATGTGGGCTTCGAGATTCCAAATGCTTTTGTGTTGGGGTATGGACTCGATTATGCACAGGAAGGGAGAAATCTCTCTCAAATTTATGTGTTAGATTCTGACGAGAAGTAG
- a CDS encoding OmpA family protein yields MKRTIHLLVLTLFLVGGTVVQYGCGSDEPVVQEPVDTDGDGITDAEEAELGTDSNSADSDGDGLTDADEINTYETDPLNSDTDGDGLSDGDEVNSYNTDPNSTDSDGDGLSDGDEINEHETDPNNADSDGDGLNDYDEVMTHGTNPNNADSDGDGFTDMQEIDMGTNPTDDSDPVYLTEDSFTTINFDFDRSNIRADAAEALMDNVEVLKDAPAFRVRVDAYTDHVGGDQYNLRLSLRRATSVVDFYTENGISEDRIESRGLGKAPVECTEAEMDANTPGCERNRRAESHPVSTLKYQPGM; encoded by the coding sequence ATGAAGCGAACTATCCATCTTCTCGTTCTCACACTTTTCTTAGTAGGTGGTACCGTAGTACAGTATGGCTGTGGTTCTGACGAACCCGTTGTCCAGGAACCTGTAGACACTGACGGCGACGGAATTACCGATGCCGAAGAAGCAGAATTAGGTACTGATTCTAATTCAGCGGATTCTGATGGCGACGGACTTACTGATGCGGACGAAATCAACACTTACGAAACAGACCCTCTGAACTCTGACACTGACGGCGATGGCCTGAGTGACGGTGACGAAGTTAACTCTTATAACACCGATCCTAACAGTACAGATTCTGATGGCGACGGGCTCAGCGATGGCGATGAAATCAACGAGCACGAAACAGATCCTAACAATGCCGACTCTGACGGTGACGGACTCAATGACTATGATGAAGTAATGACTCATGGCACGAATCCTAACAACGCAGATTCTGACGGCGACGGATTTACCGACATGCAGGAAATCGATATGGGCACCAACCCTACCGACGACAGCGACCCTGTTTACCTGACTGAAGATTCTTTCACTACTATCAACTTCGACTTTGACCGCTCTAATATCCGAGCTGATGCAGCCGAAGCACTGATGGATAATGTTGAAGTTCTTAAAGACGCTCCTGCTTTCCGTGTACGCGTTGACGCTTACACTGACCACGTGGGTGGCGATCAGTATAACTTACGACTCAGCCTTCGTCGAGCAACTTCTGTTGTAGATTTCTACACAGAAAACGGCATTTCTGAAGACCGCATCGAATCTCGTGGTTTAGGTAAAGCACCTGTTGAGTGTACCGAAGCTGAAATGGATGCCAATACACCCGGTTGCGAAAGAAACCGACGTGCAGAATCACATCCTGTAAGTACCCTGAAATACCAGCCGGGAATGTAA
- the tilS gene encoding tRNA lysidine(34) synthetase TilS, whose product MAKSISKKIQKHLSQSLADYFEPDTFFILGVSGGPDSMALLYLFHLLEREALVVHVNYGKRGKQADKDQELVEQLAFQWGFECCSIRLNPKEAEGENFQNWARTQRYQFFRDLKGDFKAEAIVTAHHQDDQVETILQKLFRGSGPAAWQGMREWDGKLFRPLLNFDKKDILAFCEAEAIPYRTDESNKSSDYARNFIRNEFAQQMDNLLPGWKQNILNLPEQGKLFEASITEITEQVTNNNSINLKKYAQLPQILKPAVLKTLLDQFGLEGVYSKGQLETLTELEFLQPGKSMKVGNLVLTRERNGIHLQKDESIDDVSQKISKENAREGYRLNGVTLKKTKKPSVKSALKLDASKLSWPLTLRSWSDGDALQPLGMAGHQKVSDHLTNRKIPSHFKEKALVLCGSDSTIYAILYPVPATNNEQGAISELAKCESTSTTFLTINFS is encoded by the coding sequence ATGGCAAAATCTATTTCCAAAAAAATTCAGAAGCACCTTTCTCAGAGCCTCGCCGATTATTTTGAACCGGATACCTTTTTCATTCTGGGTGTAAGCGGCGGGCCCGATTCGATGGCTTTGCTCTATCTTTTTCATCTGCTGGAGCGGGAGGCGCTGGTGGTTCATGTCAATTATGGCAAGCGCGGGAAGCAGGCAGACAAAGATCAGGAACTGGTAGAGCAGCTGGCTTTTCAGTGGGGATTTGAGTGCTGTTCCATTCGGCTGAATCCAAAAGAGGCAGAAGGCGAGAACTTTCAGAACTGGGCGCGCACACAACGGTATCAGTTTTTTCGGGATTTGAAGGGCGACTTTAAAGCTGAAGCTATTGTTACGGCTCATCATCAGGATGATCAGGTGGAAACTATTTTACAGAAGCTGTTTCGGGGAAGCGGTCCGGCTGCCTGGCAGGGTATGAGAGAGTGGGATGGCAAGCTATTTCGCCCCCTGCTCAATTTTGATAAAAAAGATATTCTCGCTTTTTGCGAAGCAGAAGCTATTCCCTACCGCACCGATGAAAGCAATAAAAGTTCTGATTATGCGCGAAATTTTATCCGAAATGAATTCGCCCAACAAATGGACAACCTGCTCCCCGGCTGGAAGCAAAACATTCTGAACCTCCCGGAACAGGGCAAATTATTTGAAGCCAGTATCACGGAAATCACTGAGCAGGTGACGAACAACAACAGCATCAACCTGAAGAAATACGCTCAGCTTCCGCAAATCCTGAAGCCGGCTGTGCTCAAAACACTGCTTGATCAGTTCGGGCTGGAGGGCGTCTATTCCAAAGGTCAGCTTGAAACATTAACGGAACTTGAATTTCTGCAACCCGGAAAAAGCATGAAAGTCGGAAACCTCGTTTTGACTCGCGAACGGAACGGGATTCACCTTCAGAAAGATGAAAGCATTGACGACGTCTCCCAAAAAATCTCGAAAGAAAATGCACGAGAAGGCTATAGGCTGAATGGCGTCACCCTGAAAAAAACAAAGAAGCCGTCCGTCAAATCCGCGCTGAAGCTGGATGCCTCCAAACTTTCCTGGCCGTTGACGCTGAGAAGCTGGAGCGATGGCGATGCCTTACAGCCTTTGGGGATGGCCGGGCATCAGAAAGTATCCGACCATCTGACAAACCGGAAAATCCCCTCACATTTTAAAGAAAAAGCTTTGGTATTGTGCGGATCAGATAGTACTATTTATGCTATTCTATATCCTGTTCCCGCGACTAATAATGAGCAGGGAGCCATCTCTGAATTGGCTAAATGCGAATCCACATCAACTACTTTTTTGACGATAAATTTCAGTTAG
- a CDS encoding serine hydrolase domain-containing protein: MGKKTILLLCLLTAGSGLYAQEKENGEKESKTDYTEAIVLVEVWMDAMQKFDEIPGISAIALEDQEVIWKGAYGEANPDEDVKMETNTICSVCSISKLFTSIAIMNLYEDGKLRLDDRLEDVMPGYDLEQQFELSGPITIRNLLTHSSGLPRENAYSHWTDPSLEFPSKEEILSSLNEQETLYPSSTYFQYSNLAKTLLGYIVEEVSGQTYDEYVTEHILEPLELDDTRPDMPEDLWGGQLAVGYTVETMEGKQHKLDLFDPNGVTPAAGFSSTVEDLADFAAWQFRLYDAEEEEILHPSTIKNMHNIHWMDSDFGTSWGLGFSVYKGPGDKKWVGHGGYCPGYRSTLMMNPESKRAYSVMTNSNNPSPGKYARGIHAILSKAGSIEAADEELAMELKAYAGYYEGQVGRGISYVGTWGDKLVRMGLPADNPGEFSKYRRVDKDHFVRIRDNGEDGESMRFIRNDKGEVIHMKYYDNYMSDKIELE; the protein is encoded by the coding sequence ATGGGAAAGAAAACAATACTGCTTCTTTGTCTGCTAACAGCGGGCAGTGGACTATATGCACAGGAAAAAGAAAACGGGGAAAAAGAGTCCAAAACAGACTACACAGAGGCCATTGTTTTGGTGGAAGTGTGGATGGACGCCATGCAGAAGTTTGATGAAATACCCGGCATCAGTGCCATAGCGCTGGAAGACCAGGAGGTCATTTGGAAAGGGGCCTACGGAGAAGCAAATCCGGATGAAGATGTGAAAATGGAAACCAACACCATTTGCAGCGTGTGTTCTATTTCCAAGCTATTTACTTCCATCGCAATTATGAATTTATATGAAGATGGAAAACTGCGACTGGATGACCGGCTGGAAGACGTGATGCCCGGTTATGACCTTGAACAGCAATTCGAGCTCAGCGGCCCTATTACCATTCGTAATCTACTCACCCACTCTTCGGGATTGCCACGCGAAAATGCTTATTCGCACTGGACTGATCCCAGCCTTGAATTCCCGAGCAAAGAGGAAATACTCTCATCGCTGAATGAACAGGAGACACTATATCCCTCGTCCACTTACTTTCAGTATAGCAACCTGGCAAAGACTTTACTGGGATATATTGTGGAAGAAGTATCCGGGCAGACTTATGATGAATATGTAACAGAACACATCCTGGAACCATTGGAGCTGGATGATACCCGACCCGATATGCCGGAAGATTTATGGGGAGGTCAGCTTGCTGTTGGATATACCGTTGAAACTATGGAAGGCAAACAGCATAAGCTGGATTTATTTGACCCCAACGGGGTAACCCCGGCAGCTGGATTCAGCTCTACAGTAGAAGACCTGGCGGATTTTGCTGCCTGGCAGTTTCGCCTTTATGATGCGGAAGAAGAGGAGATCCTGCATCCCTCCACCATTAAAAACATGCACAACATTCACTGGATGGATAGCGATTTTGGAACCAGCTGGGGACTGGGGTTTTCTGTGTATAAAGGTCCCGGCGACAAGAAATGGGTTGGCCATGGAGGGTATTGCCCCGGTTACCGAAGCACACTGATGATGAATCCGGAATCAAAAAGAGCCTACTCGGTGATGACTAACAGCAATAATCCCAGTCCCGGAAAATACGCACGGGGCATCCATGCTATTTTATCCAAAGCAGGGAGTATAGAAGCGGCCGATGAAGAACTGGCTATGGAGCTGAAAGCATATGCCGGTTATTATGAGGGACAGGTTGGTCGAGGCATCAGCTATGTAGGCACCTGGGGAGATAAACTGGTGAGGATGGGACTTCCGGCCGATAACCCGGGTGAATTTTCCAAATACCGCCGGGTGGATAAAGACCATTTTGTACGTATCCGGGATAACGGAGAAGATGGCGAAAGCATGCGCTTCATCCGCAATGATAAAGGTGAAGTCATTCATATGAAGTACTACGATAATTATATGTCAGATAAAATAGAGCTGGAGTAA
- a CDS encoding M24 family metallopeptidase, with the protein MLRYFCAILIIATACTSETKPPIEWGESPWPEIRKERISTLLPQAMEAAGVDAWIVICRENNNDPIADHIGGENAGGTAAFLFYRDEDGFHSRVYSPVGEATALDELDIHDEVIPVERGRSAMEQAADFIRQKDFETIAVNSSASNAQADGLSFTQRQALEKALGAELSGRLVSSEELIYEWLSVKTPREVEIMTKAAELTAQWQLEAYEIIEPGVTTDAEVAAFLDAKMEEYGVGEAWNPTQNPNVNSGADRGHSHATDKVIMPGDVIQTDFGIKLYDRWVSDIQRFAYVLKEGETEAPEDIQFYWESAKAGNRAAFNAMKPGVRGEDVDAAQRKLMEENGSEYVMWSTGHPVGYVAHDTGPNLGGSHIPGQRPSAQKLLKPGMVFAFDGFHSWPLTDSTYKTISVEEMAVITEDGAEFLIPPQEEWILVE; encoded by the coding sequence ATGCTCCGCTATTTTTGTGCTATTCTGATTATTGCAACTGCCTGTACTTCTGAAACCAAGCCGCCGATTGAGTGGGGCGAGTCGCCATGGCCCGAGATACGGAAGGAGCGGATTTCTACCCTGTTACCGCAGGCCATGGAAGCAGCCGGAGTAGATGCGTGGATCGTCATCTGCCGGGAGAATAACAATGACCCCATCGCCGATCACATTGGCGGGGAGAATGCCGGAGGTACGGCGGCCTTTCTATTCTATCGGGATGAAGACGGTTTTCATTCGCGGGTATATTCGCCCGTTGGGGAAGCTACCGCCCTGGATGAACTGGATATTCATGATGAGGTAATTCCGGTAGAGCGGGGCCGGTCCGCTATGGAGCAGGCAGCAGATTTCATCCGTCAGAAGGATTTCGAAACCATTGCGGTAAACTCATCTGCCTCCAACGCCCAGGCCGACGGACTCAGTTTCACTCAGCGGCAGGCACTGGAAAAAGCATTGGGTGCTGAGCTTTCCGGCCGGCTGGTTTCATCGGAAGAGCTGATTTATGAGTGGCTGTCGGTGAAAACGCCCCGTGAGGTAGAGATCATGACCAAAGCTGCAGAGCTGACGGCTCAATGGCAGCTGGAAGCTTATGAAATCATTGAGCCCGGGGTAACCACCGATGCCGAGGTAGCCGCCTTCCTGGATGCGAAAATGGAAGAGTATGGAGTGGGAGAAGCCTGGAACCCTACGCAGAATCCAAATGTAAACTCAGGAGCCGACCGCGGACATTCCCACGCCACCGACAAAGTGATTATGCCCGGAGATGTAATCCAAACTGATTTCGGCATTAAGTTGTATGACCGGTGGGTGAGTGACATCCAGCGTTTTGCTTATGTATTAAAAGAAGGAGAAACCGAAGCCCCGGAAGACATTCAGTTTTACTGGGAGTCGGCCAAAGCCGGAAACCGTGCGGCTTTCAACGCTATGAAACCCGGCGTGCGGGGCGAAGACGTGGATGCCGCCCAGCGAAAGCTGATGGAAGAAAACGGATCGGAATATGTGATGTGGAGTACCGGTCACCCGGTGGGGTATGTAGCTCACGACACCGGACCGAATTTAGGCGGTTCCCATATCCCGGGGCAGCGCCCCTCAGCCCAGAAGCTCCTTAAGCCGGGGATGGTGTTTGCCTTCGATGGTTTCCACAGCTGGCCGCTCACCGACAGCACCTATAAAACCATATCGGTAGAGGAAATGGCGGTGATAACGGAAGACGGGGCTGAGTTTTTGATTCCTCCTCAGGAAGAGTGGATTTTGGTGGAGTGA
- a CDS encoding FecR family protein, producing the protein MSIIKKKLYAFIVLLVVAGFALPEIARAQSERPIAIVKRFKPDVTLQNLEVDKYIELNLEENKGERLFDGDSLTTNEEGFALVVFMDASVAKVKPSSLLILNGSVATASKAMNTRINLKNGEIFLNVEPQGGNDFEVATSRSLASVQGTDFGSRFDGFVWVEEGQVDVMALNSGETVSLFDQMFAQVDEQGNSVESGTLTSEELSDLGEGYDEMENDLVQKEIILRFRDQNGQLREVRIDVFEESDN; encoded by the coding sequence ATGAGTATCATTAAAAAGAAATTGTATGCTTTTATCGTACTGCTTGTTGTAGCAGGGTTTGCACTGCCGGAAATTGCCCGTGCTCAATCGGAACGGCCAATTGCCATCGTAAAACGGTTCAAACCTGATGTTACACTTCAAAATCTTGAAGTTGATAAGTACATTGAGCTTAACCTCGAAGAGAACAAAGGTGAACGTCTTTTTGACGGGGACTCACTTACAACAAACGAAGAAGGTTTTGCACTGGTCGTATTTATGGATGCCAGCGTGGCTAAGGTGAAACCCAGTTCATTGTTGATTTTGAACGGTTCCGTAGCCACTGCTTCGAAGGCCATGAATACCCGGATTAATTTGAAGAACGGGGAAATATTCTTAAATGTGGAACCACAGGGAGGCAATGATTTTGAAGTGGCCACCAGCCGCTCGCTCGCTTCGGTTCAGGGAACTGATTTCGGTAGCCGCTTTGATGGTTTTGTATGGGTTGAAGAAGGACAGGTTGATGTAATGGCACTCAACTCCGGGGAAACCGTTTCGCTGTTTGATCAAATGTTTGCCCAGGTAGATGAGCAGGGAAACAGTGTTGAGTCGGGCACGCTGACATCGGAAGAATTGAGTGACCTGGGAGAAGGGTACGATGAAATGGAGAACGATCTCGTTCAGAAAGAAATCATCCTCAGGTTCAGAGACCAAAACGGACAGCTTCGGGAAGTAAGAATTGATGTGTTTGAGGAAAGTGATAATTAA